The following are from one region of the Hymenobacter radiodurans genome:
- a CDS encoding S8 family serine peptidase gives MSVQSAAEFNAWMRLQLPSVRVSRHAAPGDTYTLDGVKAPHLAKLLACPWVTFVDVPSRRAREERPLDNSDLVTNTIAPLHARFPSLAGQGMTVSVKERPFDPTDIDFRGRVAVGESTTQAVSAHATAMATLIAGGGNSAPSGKGAAWQAGLISADFSELMPDDGGRLTQMGVSVQNHSYGVAIENYYGLETRAYDAHATRYPQLVHVFSSGNDGVKTSPSGRYAGLAGVANITGQFKMSKNTLSVGATDSRGNVVPLSSRGPAYDGRVKPELVAYGADGSSDAAALVSGMSLLVQQAYKEQLGGILPPAALVKAVLLNSANDTGRPAIDFESGYGQADALGAVQTIRERRFYTNSVTQNAERVFTITVPAGSPELKITLAWHDAAAAPDAAQALINDLDLELFRPATKQRWKPWVLSHFPHLDSLTLPARRRPDHLNNVEQITVVAPAAGVYELHVRGFSVPQGPQAFSVAYEFGETGFAWLNPLAGSTFNPGTPQELRWQWVGAATTARLEYQPAGSTAWQVVTPTVELKAGFTTWTPPSAAAAQLRMVTPTGVYLSETFTIHAPLSLQVGYACPEEALLHWSAVPGATEYQLYSLSATGLQPLRRTRDTVAVLPATELPFRYFAVAPVLGAK, from the coding sequence GTGAGTGTACAATCTGCCGCTGAGTTTAATGCTTGGATGCGCCTGCAACTGCCTTCCGTGCGTGTAAGTCGGCACGCTGCGCCTGGCGACACTTATACGCTGGATGGCGTAAAAGCCCCCCATTTAGCTAAGTTACTTGCTTGTCCTTGGGTAACTTTTGTGGATGTGCCCAGCCGTCGTGCCCGCGAAGAACGCCCGCTTGACAACTCTGACTTAGTTACCAATACTATTGCCCCGCTGCATGCTCGCTTTCCAAGTCTGGCCGGTCAAGGAATGACAGTATCAGTGAAAGAAAGGCCATTTGATCCGACTGATATTGATTTTCGGGGCCGAGTTGCCGTCGGCGAATCAACTACGCAGGCAGTTTCGGCACATGCTACGGCCATGGCCACGCTCATTGCGGGCGGCGGCAACTCGGCCCCGTCGGGCAAGGGTGCCGCCTGGCAGGCTGGCCTGATTAGCGCCGACTTTAGTGAGTTGATGCCTGACGACGGGGGCCGCTTAACACAAATGGGAGTGTCGGTTCAAAACCATTCTTATGGCGTCGCTATTGAGAACTATTACGGCCTAGAAACCCGCGCTTACGATGCGCACGCCACTAGGTATCCACAGTTAGTGCACGTTTTTTCCTCCGGCAATGATGGCGTTAAGACCAGCCCCAGCGGTCGTTATGCTGGCTTAGCGGGTGTAGCCAATATAACCGGGCAATTTAAAATGTCGAAAAACACCCTGAGCGTGGGTGCCACCGATAGCCGTGGAAACGTGGTTCCACTGAGTTCGCGTGGCCCGGCGTATGATGGGCGCGTGAAGCCCGAACTCGTCGCGTATGGCGCCGATGGCTCCTCCGATGCCGCAGCATTGGTTTCGGGAATGAGCCTGCTGGTACAGCAAGCCTATAAGGAGCAGTTGGGGGGCATTTTGCCCCCCGCAGCCCTAGTAAAAGCAGTACTACTCAATAGCGCCAACGACACCGGACGCCCAGCCATAGATTTTGAAAGCGGCTATGGCCAGGCCGATGCACTGGGAGCCGTACAGACAATCCGCGAGCGACGGTTTTACACGAACTCAGTCACGCAGAATGCTGAGCGGGTATTTACTATCACGGTGCCGGCTGGTAGTCCTGAGTTGAAGATAACGCTGGCCTGGCATGATGCCGCCGCTGCTCCTGACGCAGCGCAGGCACTCATCAATGACCTCGATTTAGAGCTGTTTCGCCCAGCCACCAAGCAACGGTGGAAGCCTTGGGTATTAAGCCATTTTCCGCACCTAGATTCTTTGACGCTGCCCGCGCGCCGCCGCCCCGATCATCTCAACAACGTAGAGCAGATTACAGTAGTAGCGCCGGCGGCGGGGGTATATGAACTGCACGTGCGAGGGTTTTCGGTGCCTCAAGGGCCGCAGGCGTTCAGTGTAGCTTATGAGTTTGGGGAAACCGGTTTTGCTTGGCTTAATCCGCTCGCCGGCTCCACCTTTAACCCGGGTACTCCGCAGGAGTTACGCTGGCAGTGGGTGGGTGCTGCCACCACGGCGCGCCTCGAATATCAGCCTGCTGGCAGTACCGCGTGGCAGGTAGTCACTCCGACGGTGGAGCTAAAAGCTGGCTTCACTACCTGGACGCCTCCCAGTGCTGCCGCCGCTCAACTACGAATGGTGACGCCCACTGGCGTTTACCTTTCCGAGACGTTCACGATTCATGCACCGTTGAGCTTGCAGGTCGGTTATGCTTGCCCTGAAGAAGCGCTACTGCACTGGTCGGCTGTGCCCGGCGCTACCGAATACCAACTCTACAGTCTGAGCGCCACCGGCTTGCAGCCTCTGCGAAGAACCCGGGATACGGTAGCTGTTTTGCCCGCAACTGAGCTGCCATTCCGTTATTTCGCTGTGGCGCCAGTACTGGGGGCAAAATAG
- a CDS encoding T9SS type A sorting domain-containing protein — protein MLDLEIGTAYGLNSISLERQAPDGSYQTLQTIAPVQDLQFAFPDLAPNSGLNHYRVRLNTVGGQIFYSALEAVQYARTGELLAYPNPVQAGESLQLITSTTGAVHIQLYDLLGRLVREATATGTINLFDTSGLQSGTYLVRVTPENGPRMTQRIVVL, from the coding sequence TTGCTCGATCTTGAAATTGGCACCGCTTATGGTTTGAACAGCATCAGCCTGGAGCGCCAAGCTCCCGATGGCAGCTATCAAACGCTACAAACCATCGCGCCTGTACAGGACTTGCAATTTGCCTTTCCAGACCTAGCGCCCAACTCTGGCCTCAATCATTACCGGGTGCGGCTGAATACGGTGGGGGGGCAAATTTTTTATAGCGCACTAGAAGCCGTGCAATATGCACGCACCGGGGAACTGCTGGCCTATCCCAATCCGGTGCAGGCAGGCGAATCTCTCCAGCTCATCACGAGTACTACAGGCGCCGTCCATATTCAACTCTACGATCTACTTGGCCGCTTAGTGCGTGAAGCCACCGCTACTGGCACCATCAACCTATTCGATACCAGTGGCTTGCAAAGCGGGACTTACCTCGTACGTGTAACGCCGGAAAACGGTCCTAGAATGACGCAGCGTATTGTTGTTCTTTAA
- a CDS encoding M57 family metalloprotease: MKIQNYLSSLTLLACSVLALSSCQKEDGNQVVAKDEISAEVKSKIQDLGLSIQNAQRVNDGYLVEGDIMLTDADLDSKPDYKMLRVGEEEQYRTNNLVSVGSGRTIGIAVSTSLPSTYVAAVDEAIRRYNAEGLLIRFQRVSSNYGILLTAAPAGSTYLASAGFPSGGNAYNRVQVNTAAIGSNPNTNYLATILAHEVGHCIGFRHTDYMDRSYSCGGQYTNEGASTVGAILIPGTPSGADPNSWMLACIGTGANRYFNANDRTALRYLY; this comes from the coding sequence ATGAAAATCCAAAATTACCTCTCTTCGCTTACCCTGCTTGCCTGCTCGGTATTAGCCCTTTCTTCTTGCCAAAAAGAAGATGGTAACCAAGTAGTCGCTAAAGACGAAATTTCAGCAGAAGTTAAATCCAAGATCCAAGACCTAGGCCTTAGCATCCAGAATGCTCAGCGCGTAAATGATGGCTACCTCGTAGAGGGCGACATCATGCTTACGGATGCTGACTTAGATAGCAAGCCTGATTACAAAATGCTTCGTGTGGGCGAAGAAGAGCAGTATCGCACCAATAACTTGGTAAGCGTAGGCTCGGGCCGCACGATTGGCATTGCCGTTTCTACCAGCCTACCTTCTACGTATGTAGCTGCCGTTGACGAAGCTATTCGTCGCTATAATGCCGAGGGCTTATTGATTCGATTCCAGCGTGTGTCGTCTAACTATGGCATCTTGCTGACGGCCGCTCCTGCTGGTTCTACCTACTTGGCTTCGGCTGGCTTCCCCTCGGGCGGCAATGCTTACAACCGTGTGCAGGTAAACACAGCTGCCATTGGCTCTAACCCAAATACGAACTACTTGGCTACTATTTTGGCCCATGAAGTTGGTCACTGCATTGGATTCCGCCACACCGACTACATGGACCGGAGCTATAGCTGCGGCGGTCAGTACACCAACGAGGGAGCCAGCACAGTAGGCGCTATTCTTATCCCCGGCACTCCAAGCGGCGCCGATCCGAACTCTTGGATGCTGGCTTGTATTGGCACTGGTGCTAACCGCTACTTCAACGCCAACGACCGTACGGCTCTTCGTTACCTGTACTAG
- a CDS encoding gliding motility lipoprotein GldH — MLSLLVLAACDSNQVFEKNADFDNFTWTVQEKPAFEFEIQDTTQRYNISFNVRNASMYGYYNLYVKHQLFGPDGKPLSALLHQMILMDPQSGEPRGKGTGDIYDHQFLALRNQQFRQPGTYKLVLEQYMRQDQLPGIMAVGVRVAKAETK, encoded by the coding sequence GTGCTCTCGTTATTGGTGCTGGCCGCCTGCGACTCGAACCAAGTATTCGAGAAGAATGCCGACTTCGACAACTTTACCTGGACCGTGCAGGAAAAGCCTGCGTTTGAGTTCGAAATTCAGGATACTACCCAGCGCTACAACATCAGCTTTAATGTTCGCAACGCTTCCATGTACGGCTACTACAATCTGTATGTGAAGCACCAGCTGTTCGGTCCGGATGGCAAACCGCTATCGGCGCTGCTGCACCAAATGATTCTTATGGATCCGCAGTCGGGCGAACCCCGCGGCAAAGGCACCGGCGATATCTACGACCACCAGTTTCTGGCGCTGCGCAATCAGCAGTTTCGGCAACCCGGCACCTATAAACTTGTGCTTGAACAGTACATGCGCCAAGACCAGCTGCCCGGCATTATGGCCGTAGGAGTGCGGGTAGCGAAAGCTGAAACAAAATAG
- a CDS encoding cold-shock protein: MSTGIVKFFNETKGFGFITPDGGGEDIFVHATGLMQPVRDTDRVEFEVQQGKKGLNAVNVRIVQ; the protein is encoded by the coding sequence ATGAGCACCGGTATCGTAAAATTTTTCAATGAAACCAAAGGATTTGGCTTCATCACACCCGACGGCGGGGGCGAGGACATCTTCGTTCACGCTACCGGCCTCATGCAGCCTGTCCGCGATACTGACCGCGTAGAGTTTGAGGTTCAGCAAGGCAAAAAAGGCCTGAACGCCGTAAACGTGCGCATCGTACAATAG
- a CDS encoding cold-shock protein, producing MKTGKVKFFNESKGFGFIVQDEDNQEIFVHQTGLIHEIRENDRVSFDIIEGKKGLNAVKVERI from the coding sequence ATGAAAACGGGCAAAGTAAAATTCTTTAATGAGTCGAAGGGCTTCGGCTTTATAGTTCAGGATGAGGACAATCAGGAAATTTTCGTTCACCAGACAGGCCTGATTCACGAGATTCGCGAAAATGATCGGGTGTCGTTTGATATCATTGAAGGCAAAAAAGGGCTGAATGCCGTGAAGGTTGAGCGCATTTAG
- a CDS encoding SDR family oxidoreductase, giving the protein MSHTILVTGATGTVGTEAVLALANRGLTVRAGVHSLIKGDRFSHITSGVQLVEMDFHKPATLRVALTGVGRVFMITPVTDDQVAISKQFIDIAKEAGVRQIVRLSVAGADAEPGIQFGRWHREVEKYLEQSGLAYCILRPGGFMQNFAEQYGHSIRHEGKFYLPLGDSKVAYIDVRDIAAVAATILTADINQHHGQAYTLTGPAAVSGQEVAQAISKACGRAVEYVDVPEAAARQAMAQQLPPWLTNALLELHAISRAGYAAHTTSTVQELTGHAPHTIEQFAHDNQHCFLPAS; this is encoded by the coding sequence ATGTCGCATACAATTCTGGTTACTGGCGCAACGGGCACTGTAGGCACCGAAGCAGTATTGGCCCTGGCCAACCGGGGCCTAACGGTGCGCGCCGGCGTGCACTCCCTTATTAAGGGCGACCGATTCAGCCACATTACTTCCGGCGTGCAGCTGGTGGAAATGGATTTTCATAAGCCCGCAACCCTGCGCGTTGCCCTAACCGGCGTGGGTCGGGTATTCATGATTACGCCCGTCACCGACGACCAGGTGGCAATCAGCAAGCAGTTTATCGATATTGCCAAGGAGGCGGGTGTACGTCAGATTGTGCGGCTGTCGGTGGCCGGGGCCGATGCCGAACCGGGAATACAGTTCGGGCGCTGGCACCGCGAGGTAGAAAAGTATTTGGAGCAAAGCGGCCTGGCATACTGCATCTTACGTCCAGGGGGCTTTATGCAAAACTTCGCGGAGCAATACGGCCACTCCATCCGGCATGAGGGCAAGTTTTATCTACCGTTGGGTGATTCAAAAGTTGCGTACATCGACGTGCGTGATATTGCCGCCGTAGCAGCCACCATTTTGACGGCCGACATAAACCAGCATCACGGCCAGGCTTACACATTGACCGGGCCCGCAGCTGTCAGTGGGCAGGAAGTGGCACAGGCCATCAGCAAGGCGTGTGGTCGGGCAGTTGAGTACGTAGATGTACCCGAAGCCGCTGCCCGACAGGCAATGGCTCAGCAGCTACCCCCTTGGCTGACTAATGCTTTGCTGGAGCTGCACGCCATCAGCAGAGCTGGCTACGCGGCCCATACCACTTCCACCGTGCAAGAGCTCACGGGCCACGCGCCCCATACCATAGAGCAGTTTGCCCACGACAATCAGCACTGCTTTCTGCCAGCGTCCTAA
- a CDS encoding phosphatase PAP2 family protein — MLRLFRSVIGACVCLVALPVRGQEMASILPPADSVLVVQASVPKTRLRVAAATWRVAVPVALIGLGYAGRNENFVDEAKEAIQHETREAFPQFHTHLDDYSRHAPIALAFALQTAGLHGERGLLPFTLIYGLSHVVNTTLTSGLKRLAQERRPDVAADFSSFPSAHTSEAFMTATLLHEQFGKTHPWVSVAGYSMAVATGTMRVLNDRHWTSDVMAGAAVGFLSAETVWRLYPVLARQLPGHWGQKMLLVPTYAPNGAVGAALALHL; from the coding sequence ATGCTGCGACTTTTTAGATCTGTTATTGGTGCGTGCGTGTGCTTGGTGGCCTTACCAGTGCGTGGGCAGGAAATGGCTTCCATTTTGCCCCCCGCCGACTCCGTGCTGGTAGTTCAGGCTTCAGTGCCTAAGACGCGTTTGCGAGTCGCCGCGGCTACGTGGCGGGTAGCCGTGCCGGTCGCGCTTATCGGACTGGGCTATGCTGGCCGCAACGAGAATTTTGTGGACGAGGCGAAAGAAGCTATTCAGCACGAAACCCGCGAGGCTTTTCCCCAATTTCATACGCACTTAGATGATTACTCGCGGCATGCGCCTATTGCACTAGCATTTGCTTTGCAAACGGCAGGCTTGCATGGCGAACGAGGTCTGCTGCCGTTTACGCTGATTTACGGCCTCTCGCACGTCGTAAACACGACGCTCACCAGCGGGCTCAAACGCCTGGCGCAGGAGCGTCGCCCCGACGTGGCCGCCGATTTTTCCTCGTTTCCTTCCGCCCACACCAGTGAAGCCTTTATGACGGCCACACTTCTGCACGAGCAGTTTGGGAAAACTCATCCCTGGGTAAGTGTGGCCGGCTATTCTATGGCCGTAGCTACCGGCACCATGCGCGTGCTCAACGACCGACACTGGACTTCCGACGTAATGGCTGGCGCGGCAGTCGGGTTTCTTTCTGCCGAAACGGTGTGGCGCCTGTATCCGGTGCTAGCCCGGCAGCTACCGGGGCATTGGGGCCAAAAAATGTTGTTGGTGCCTACGTATGCACCCAATGGCGCGGTGGGCGCGGCCTTGGCGTTGCACTTATAA
- a CDS encoding ComEA family DNA-binding protein yields MLKHQRPRKAPHIALRDAVRRYFGFSRRETSGFVVLLLLLVLWLVLPQLLQPALPHYNPKADQQQLDALAAELAAARRPRTYANRYPRQKAPQPPVAQVALAAFDPNALSATDWEARGVPHYVAQRMVKYRDVIQGFKAKAQIRRTYGLPDSVYARLAPYMLLPDELPARTAYATAKNRYPERPSSFPVSKFPRKPTNLAPFDLNAADTTQLMQIRGIGRGLSSRVVAYRARLGGFSREEQLGEIFNLPPDLVDSLRKYTFVAASFTPTAIDVNNATLAELKDHPYVGLRLGRVLVAYRQQHGPYQQATDLRKIRILDDATFEKLQPYLQF; encoded by the coding sequence GTGCTTAAGCATCAGCGCCCGCGCAAAGCCCCGCACATAGCCCTACGCGACGCGGTGCGGCGGTATTTTGGATTCTCGCGCCGCGAGACGTCCGGGTTTGTAGTGCTATTGCTACTACTCGTGCTCTGGCTGGTGTTGCCGCAGCTGCTTCAGCCGGCTCTCCCGCACTACAATCCCAAAGCCGACCAACAGCAGCTTGACGCTCTGGCCGCCGAACTGGCTGCTGCTCGTCGGCCGCGCACCTACGCCAACCGCTACCCCCGCCAAAAAGCCCCCCAGCCGCCCGTAGCGCAGGTAGCACTTGCTGCGTTCGACCCGAATGCGTTGTCGGCCACTGATTGGGAAGCGCGCGGGGTGCCGCACTACGTAGCGCAGCGAATGGTGAAGTACCGCGATGTTATTCAGGGATTTAAAGCCAAAGCCCAGATTCGTCGCACGTACGGCCTCCCCGACTCCGTGTACGCTCGCCTTGCTCCGTATATGCTGCTACCTGATGAGCTGCCCGCTCGCACGGCTTATGCTACCGCCAAAAACCGCTATCCGGAGCGGCCTTCTTCGTTTCCGGTCAGTAAGTTCCCGCGCAAGCCGACCAATCTGGCTCCTTTCGACCTGAACGCGGCCGACACAACCCAGCTTATGCAGATTCGGGGTATCGGGCGCGGACTGTCGAGCCGGGTGGTGGCTTATCGGGCGCGGCTGGGGGGCTTTTCTAGGGAAGAGCAGCTGGGCGAAATCTTCAATTTGCCCCCCGACCTAGTGGATAGCCTGCGCAAGTACACGTTCGTCGCGGCGAGCTTCACCCCTACGGCTATTGATGTAAACAATGCCACGCTGGCCGAGCTAAAAGACCATCCGTATGTGGGGTTGCGTCTGGGTCGGGTGTTGGTAGCGTATCGGCAGCAACACGGCCCTTACCAGCAAGCCACCGACCTCCGCAAAATTCGTATCCTCGACGATGCGACCTTCGAGAAACTGCAACCTTACCTGCAGTTTTAG
- a CDS encoding DinB family protein: MPSAVIRTTEFFDQLAATVQVVRGVVTQRLRHLSEDQLNRRPSPDTWSVGQCLEHLTIVGGHHLPAVVRKIKAASERSTKPAETVKSGFIGGRLVQAMRTPVSQKALKTPQRYAPSGSRLPRTVVEVFSRQLDEMLHLIDQARTINANRVRIPNPLIPLLQLRLTDEFAFLVAHIERHMAQVERVLQATKRPQDETETKPAE, translated from the coding sequence ATGCCCTCTGCCGTCATTCGTACCACTGAGTTTTTTGACCAGCTTGCCGCCACCGTGCAGGTGGTTCGTGGGGTAGTGACGCAGCGGCTGCGGCATCTGAGCGAAGATCAACTAAACCGTCGGCCTTCCCCAGATACTTGGAGTGTGGGGCAATGCCTAGAACATCTTACCATCGTGGGTGGCCATCATCTGCCGGCAGTGGTTCGTAAAATCAAGGCCGCGAGTGAGCGGAGCACCAAGCCAGCTGAGACGGTAAAATCAGGCTTTATTGGGGGCCGACTTGTGCAGGCTATGCGCACGCCCGTTAGTCAGAAAGCCCTTAAAACGCCCCAGCGCTACGCCCCCAGCGGCAGCCGCCTGCCCCGTACGGTAGTAGAAGTGTTTAGCCGTCAGCTCGATGAAATGTTGCACCTGATTGATCAGGCCCGGACCATAAACGCCAATCGCGTGCGCATTCCTAATCCGCTGATTCCGCTGCTCCAATTACGCCTCACCGATGAATTTGCCTTTCTGGTGGCACATATAGAGCGCCATATGGCGCAGGTAGAGCGCGTACTGCAAGCCACCAAGCGCCCCCAGGACGAGACAGAAACTAAGCCAGCCGAGTAA
- a CDS encoding fatty acid desaturase, translating into MSKVAAHLQLTTQQRRIELARPWVLAALYVAAALAGWWWVAVPLAVAVCLAAFVQMHDAMHHALGLSKAANERVLALSALLILKSGHAMQVTHLRHHGRCLTEEDPEGAPANWRFSRVLWQGPYHILTLRRESWKIAPHTRRKQLIETMYTVALLAAFVGLYVFAGSLVGLVYWGVAFFMSATMPIWASYIPHHLAVQNPAARVAASLAQIWTPVVASFAFHHVHHHYPLVPTALLPRAAAELPAPPEHEHHH; encoded by the coding sequence ATGAGTAAAGTCGCCGCCCACTTACAGCTCACCACCCAGCAGCGCCGGATTGAACTAGCCCGCCCGTGGGTGCTGGCCGCACTTTATGTAGCCGCCGCTTTGGCCGGCTGGTGGTGGGTCGCGGTCCCGTTGGCAGTAGCAGTGTGCTTGGCGGCTTTCGTGCAGATGCATGACGCCATGCACCATGCGCTGGGCTTGTCTAAAGCCGCGAATGAGCGCGTACTGGCACTTAGCGCGTTGCTTATTTTGAAAAGTGGTCACGCCATGCAGGTAACGCATTTGCGCCACCACGGTCGCTGCCTTACGGAGGAAGACCCGGAAGGTGCACCCGCCAACTGGCGGTTTTCGCGGGTGCTGTGGCAAGGCCCCTACCATATCCTGACGCTGCGCCGCGAGTCGTGGAAAATTGCCCCCCACACCCGCCGCAAGCAGCTTATCGAGACGATGTATACGGTGGCTTTGCTGGCTGCTTTCGTAGGGCTTTATGTTTTTGCGGGCTCCCTGGTCGGGTTGGTATATTGGGGCGTGGCCTTCTTTATGAGCGCTACCATGCCAATCTGGGCCTCCTATATTCCGCACCACTTAGCTGTTCAGAACCCCGCAGCACGGGTAGCGGCTTCGCTCGCGCAGATCTGGACACCGGTAGTCGCTTCGTTTGCATTTCACCATGTGCACCACCATTATCCGCTTGTGCCCACGGCACTATTGCCCCGCGCGGCAGCGGAACTGCCGGCCCCTCCGGAGCACGAGCATCATCATTAA
- a CDS encoding DUF4166 domain-containing protein translates to MASIYQQQLGTEFTKLHPRMQERLAFASDDHRAFIGEGTMERVWHGPFYTQPFLRIGLLRHIMFPDAGQNVPFRIENYAYRDSFGRETVSWIRRFSFPKRTRCFDATMIRSTGRNRIVDYLGTHQHLAVDIDLSVSERGGLRLRSGEQRFYEGPFWFRFPMLFSGLADVEEWYDDAAACYRIKVEVRNPTFGKLFGYHGSFQPRWQELPPNGFRHMPCPDGRKDENEAPLRCILATICCLSLPLLNYHYYE, encoded by the coding sequence ATGGCCTCCATCTATCAGCAGCAATTAGGTACTGAGTTCACCAAACTTCATCCGCGAATGCAGGAGCGGCTGGCTTTTGCCAGCGACGACCACCGAGCTTTTATTGGCGAGGGTACTATGGAGCGTGTGTGGCACGGCCCGTTTTATACCCAGCCTTTCCTGCGGATCGGTTTGCTACGCCATATCATGTTTCCCGATGCGGGCCAAAATGTGCCGTTTCGCATCGAAAACTATGCTTACCGCGACTCCTTTGGGCGTGAAACCGTGTCGTGGATTCGGCGCTTCTCCTTTCCGAAGCGTACCCGCTGCTTCGACGCAACTATGATTCGTAGCACCGGGCGCAACCGCATTGTCGATTACCTAGGCACCCATCAGCATCTGGCCGTGGATATCGATTTGTCGGTATCAGAACGAGGTGGACTGCGACTACGCTCCGGGGAGCAGCGGTTTTATGAGGGGCCGTTCTGGTTTCGCTTTCCCATGTTATTCTCTGGGTTGGCCGATGTAGAGGAATGGTATGATGATGCCGCCGCGTGCTACCGCATCAAGGTAGAAGTGCGCAACCCGACGTTTGGAAAGTTATTCGGTTACCATGGCTCCTTTCAGCCCCGCTGGCAAGAATTGCCCCCGAACGGATTCCGGCATATGCCTTGCCCCGACGGGAGGAAAGACGAGAATGAAGCGCCGTTACGGTGCATACTAGCCACAATCTGCTGCTTGTCATTACCTCTACTTAACTATCACTATTATGAGTAA